A stretch of the Glycine soja cultivar W05 chromosome 13, ASM419377v2, whole genome shotgun sequence genome encodes the following:
- the LOC114382306 gene encoding L-ascorbate oxidase-like: MVTMGLKALFVWCIIWLAFAQLSLGGRVRHYKFDVEYMIRKPDCLEHVVMGINGQFPGPTIRAEVGDILDIALTNKLFTEGTVIHWHGIRQVGTPWADGTAAISQCAINPGETFQYRFTVDRPGTYFYHGHHGMQRSAGLYGSLIVDLPKGQNEPFPYDGEFNLLLSDLWHTSSHEQEVGLSSKPFKWIGEAQTLLINGRGQFNCSLASKFINTTLPQCQLKGGEECAPQILHVEPNKTYRIRIASTTALASLNLAISNHKLVVVEADGNYVTPFAVDDIDIYSGESYSVLLRTDQDPNKNYWLSIGVRGRKPNTPQGLTILNYKPISASVFPTFPPPITPLWNDFERSKAFTKKIIAKMGTPQPPKRSDRTIFLLNTQNRVDGFTKWAINNVSLTLPPTPYLGSIKFKIKNAFDKTPPPVTFPQDYDIFNPPVNPNASIGNGVYMFNLNEVVDVILQNANQLSGSGSEIHPWHLHGHDFWILGYGEGKFKSGDEKKFNLTHAPLRNTAVIFPYGWTALRFKADNPGVWAFHCHIEPHLHMGMGVIFAEAVQKVGKIPRDALTCGLTGKMLGNRHY; the protein is encoded by the exons ATGGTAACAATGGGTTTGAAAGCACTTTTTGTTTGGTGCATAATATGGTTGGCGTTTGCACAGTTGTCACTAGGAGGAAGAGTGAGGCATTACAAGTTTGATGTGGAGTACATGATCAGAAAGCCAGATTGCTTGGAACACGTTGTGATGGGAATCAACGGCCAGTTTCCAGGCCCAACTATTAGGGCTGAAGTTGGTGACATCCTTGACATTGCTCTCACCAACAAGCTTTTCACCGAGGGAACTGTTATTCACTGGCATGGAATCAGACAG GTTGGAACTCCTTGGGCAGATGGTACTGCTGCCATCTCACAGTGTGCAATAAACCCAGGAGAGACTTTTCAGTACAGGTTTACAGTTGACAGG CCTGGTACATATTTCTATCATGGACACCATGGTATGCAAAGATCAGCTGGGTTATATGGTTCATTGATAGTAGATTTGCCAAAGGGACAAAACGAACCGTTTCCTTACGATGGTGAATTTAACCTCCTTCTTAGTGATTTGTGGCACACCAGCTCACATGAACAAGAAGTTGGCCTCTCTTCCAAACCATTCAAGTGGATTGGTGAAGCTCAG ACTCTGCTCATCAATGGAAGAGGGCAATTCAATTGTTCTCTTGCATCTAAATTCATCAACACAACCCTACCCCAGTGCCAACTTAAAGGTGGTGAAGAGTGTGCCCCTCAGATTCTTCATGTGGAGCCAAACAAGACATACAGGATCAGGATTGCTAGCACCACTGCCCTAGCTTCACTCAACTTAGCCATTTCG AATCACAAACTTGTAGTTGTGGAAGCTGATGGAAATTATGTTACACCATTTGCGGTTGATGATATTGACATCTACTCTGGTGAGAGCTACTCAGTGCTCCTTCGCACGGACCAAgatccaaacaaaaattattggCTTTCAATTGGGGTGAGAGGAAGAAAGCCCAATACCCCTCAAGGCCTAACGATTCTAAACTATAAGCCTATATCTGCTTCAGTTTTTCCAACTTTTCCACCACCCATCACACCTCTTTGGAATGATTTTGAGCGTAGCAAAGCATTCACCAAGAAAATCATTGCCAAAATGGGGACCCCACAACCTCCAAAACGGTCCGACCGTACAATTTTCCTCCTTAACACCCAAAATCGGGTTGATGGGTTCACCAAATGGGCCATTAACAATGTGTCCCTAACATTGCCACCAACCCCTTACTTGGGTTCTATCAAGTTCAAAATAAAGAATGCCTTTGACAAAACACCCCCACCAGTTACCTTCCCACAAGATTATGACATCTTTAACCCTCCCGTGAACCCTAATGCATCTATTGGCAATGGGGTGTACATGTTCAACCTTAATGAAGTTGTTGATGTGATCTTGCAAAATGCAAACCAATTATCTGGGAGTGGTAGTGAGATTCACCCTTGGCACTTGCATGGGCATGACTTTTGGATTTTGGGGTATGGAGAAGGGAAATTCAAATCAGGTGATGAGAAGAAATTTAATTTGACACATGCACCGCTGAGAAACACTGCAGTAATATTTCCATATGGTTGGACTGCTTTGAGGTTTAAGGCTGATAACCCAGGAGTTTGGGCTTTCCATTGCCACATTGAACCCCATTTGCACATGGGAATGGGTGTGATTTTTGCTGAGGCTGTTCAAAAAGTTGGGAAAATCCCAAGAGATGCACTAACTTGCGGGCTTACAGGAAAGATGCTAGGAAATAGACACTATTGA